In bacterium, the DNA window CGCCCTTACCATGAATTCGAATCTAGCATCCATTCGATTGAATAAAGGTTTCATACATATGGATCTGGGGAAATATGAATCGAGACATGGCCGGACTCCACTTCCGGAAATGGAAAAGGCGCTGGAAAATTTTGATATTGCAGCAAAGGCAACTCCAAACTTCTTTTACATCCCACATGCGCGATCGATTGTGTACTTACAACTGGCCGAGTTTGCTGCGCTGACCGGTGAAGACCCGACACCGCATGCTTCTCGTGTCATCGGAAATGTCGAAGCGGGACTTAAGTTAAATCCAGCCTTCGCTGAATTTCATGAAAGCGCCGGATACGCGCTTATCCTCGAAGCTCAACATGCCAAACAGCCCGGTCCGTTATTCGACAAAGCCCGGGCACGGCTGATGCGTTCGCTCGAAATCGATCCAAGCGCCTACACAAGCTATCTGAGACTTGGCGAACTGGAGATCGCTAATGAGGCATGGGCAAACGCCGAAGCGAATCTCAAGAAGTCGTTGGAGATGAATTCCAATAACTTGCGAACCTACATTGCGCTTGCTCGCTGCTACGTGAATCGCTTTTGGCCCGGCGACTTCGAACAAGGAATCGCGATTTTGGAGAAGGCCGCCAAACTAAATCCAGTTCACGCGGAAACGGTCGCGCTCCGCGGAGCATTGCTCATGCAGCAAGCAAAGATCGAAATGGATCCGCGAAAGAAGGCGTCGCTTATGACAGAAGCATTAGCTCTAACCGAAAAAGCGATTCAAGCCAATCAAAACCTGCGATTTCGCTATCAAACAAGTAGCGACTGAAGTCGCTACTACCAGCCCGATCATGACGACATTTTTTTTCTGGCGGGCTCGTAGTAGCGACTTTAGTCGCTATTTCAACCTGCTACTGAATCTGATACTTTGCCAACTTTTCATAAAACGCGCTTCGCGACATTCCCAGCAAATCCGCAGCCTTACTCTTATTCCCTAACGTGCTCTCCAGCGCTTTCAAAATCGCTTTTTTCTCAACCGTAGAAAGCTTCCTGTCGTCTTCTTCCGCGGGAGGAAGGAGCGGTAGATATTCCGATTCCAGAATCAAGACTCGCCGTATTTCATTGGCGAGCTGCCGAACATTTCCAGGCCAATCATATTCCAGAAACTTCATCATAATTTCAGGAGGAAGCGGTTTAACCGGCTGTTGCAACTCTGCGCAAACGGTTTGCATGAAGTGATCGATGAGAAGTGGAATGTCTTCCCTGCGTTCGCGCAAAGGAGGAAGGAGAATGTGAATGACATTCAAGCGAAAATACAAATCATTTCTAAATTTTCCCTGTTTGATCAACTCTTCAAGATCCTTATTCGTTGCGGCAATCATGCGCACATCCACCTTAATGTTTTCCTTACTCCCAACGGGCCGGAGCTCCCCTTCCTGCAGGATCCGCAACAGTTTTTTTTGCATCTCTTCGCTCATGTCTCCGACTTCATCAAGAAAAAGAGTGCCGCCGTCCGCAACTTGAAATAAACCGATTTTGTTTTCATCCGCTCCGGTAAATGCCCCTTTGCGATGGCCGAATAGCTCGCTTTCCAAAAGCGTATCGCTGAAAGCGGAACAGTTAATGGAAACCATCGGCTTTTCCGATCGCGGACCGAAGTGGTGCAAATATCTTGCGATCTGCTCTTTGCCGGTTCCGCTCTCGCCGGTAATGAGGACGCTTGCACTCGTGCCAACGACCTTTTCGAGGATTCGGAAAATTCGCTTCATCGGCTGCGACTTACCAACGATCGTTTCCAGGCCGAAAACCTTCTTTAACTCGCGTTGCGTTTCGGCCAACAGGTGCCTCATTTCGGCGAGATTTCCCGCCTGCACTTCCACGCGTTTCTGCAGTTGAGAGTTCAGCGACTCGATCTCCCGGTTCTTTTCTCGAACCTCTTCGAACAGTTTTGCATTTTCAATCGAGATCGAAACATAATTCGCGAGTGCTTTCATAATCTGCAAATGCTCTTCGGTTAGTGGACTCACCATGGAAGTTGAATCAATATAGATTACGCCCAGAAACGCATTCTCACGCTGAAACAAAGGAATGGCAATCGCGGACTTCAGTTGCAATTTGCGAACGCTCTCGGCATCGGCAAACTGCGCATCCTTTGTCAGGCGCGGAATGTAAACAGATTGCAGCTCTTTTCGCGCTTTTTCGATGACAGTTGTGGAACCGCTGAAATCCTGCTCCGTTAAGTCTTCTCTCGCGCTGTTGCGTCCTGCTTGAACGCTGAACTTCCGGTCTTTTTCATCGAGAACCACAAACGCACGGTCCGCGCCGGTCAAGTCCAGCGTCACGTCCAGCACGGCCGGAAGCAAATCGTCCAGTTGAAGCAGCGAATTTAAAGTTGCAAGGGACTCCAGAACTTTCGGAAGCATGTTCGATTATGATTCTACTTCTTCCGCTCGTTCAGATGCCAGTCATAATCGAGATAAACGACCTTTACAGCGTCCTTTTTTAGCGTTTCAGCAACCTCAGGTGACAGGTATTTACTGCTGAAAGCAACAGGACCGGCCTGTTTTTTGGAATAGCGGGTGCGCCAACTTTCATCGGCGAAAGAAGCGAAATCTTCGGAAAACCAATCGAATATTTTCGAGAGCTCCAGTTTTTTCTGGCCCGAATTCCAACGCACCTTTGCGGGATTGTTAATGAAGTCTCGCGCAGCAGTCTCTAACTGTTCCTGGAGTGCGCTTGCGCGAAAGGGCTCGGAACGCAATGCGGGACAACCGATCGAAGCGCAAACGATAGCGAAATGGATTCGCGGTTCTTTAAAGATCGGCCGAAGAATTTTGTGTTCTATATCATTCAAAGACACTTCCCGGCCCGCGGAGCGTGTTTTGATGTTGTCCCAAATGCCCGAAATTCGCTGCACGCTGTTATCCGGGTACAATACGCCGAGCAATCTTCCTCCACGAATCGGGTAGCGGTCGATTACAATCTGCAGAAACCAGCCGTTGTATGCGTTGATCCAAAAAGCCAGCTGCTGATCGCGTGACCAGTCTTCGTACTCATTCGTTGTAACCGCGCCGAGCTGTCTCACAAATTGATCGATCCCTTTTCTGTCCTTTTGAAGAGCCGCGTAATCCACAAGACCATCCTTTACGTTGGCCTTCAGCACTTCACCATAGTCTCGGTATTCATGATCAAACGCGGAAGCGCTGCTGCAAAAAATAATGAAAGTAAGGAGCAGGAACCTGTGGTATATCATAAGTTTCATTTTACTGGAGATAGATCTCCTTTTTTAGTCGCAATGAAGAAAACTTCTCTCATACTTTTGTTGCCTCTGGTCGCAATTTTATTCATCGGCTCTCAGTTTCGGCGAAAACCGAAACAAGTTGAGCTGACTCGATTTGTCTCTGATCGCATTCTGATCCAGTATGTTCCGAACGACTATTTGTCCGCAAATATAGAAAAGCTTGCCACAAGACTGGAGGCAAACCTGCAGGAAGCGGAGAAATTAATAGGCAAACTGCTGGACAAACAGCTGAAGGTCTATCTTTTTGGAAACTGGGAGGAGAAAGGAAACTACATCAATGATGTCCGGCTGGCCCATGCAGATCCCGGAGAGCGGGCTATTTATTGCATCGTCAATGACGAATGGGACGGCATCGCGGAGCGTTTCGAGTTTCAGGTCGTTCTTCAAAATGCAAACGGTGAACCGTTCCGTCCGGAATGGGGAGAATTCAGCTCCAGCGCGCTCGCCGGAGTCTGGTTCCAAAGAAAGCTGGATGATTGGGAGATTTTTCTGAAGGCACGCGATTTGTTGCCACAGTT includes these proteins:
- a CDS encoding sigma-54-dependent Fis family transcriptional regulator; this translates as MLPKVLESLATLNSLLQLDDLLPAVLDVTLDLTGADRAFVVLDEKDRKFSVQAGRNSAREDLTEQDFSGSTTVIEKARKELQSVYIPRLTKDAQFADAESVRKLQLKSAIAIPLFQRENAFLGVIYIDSTSMVSPLTEEHLQIMKALANYVSISIENAKLFEEVREKNREIESLNSQLQKRVEVQAGNLAEMRHLLAETQRELKKVFGLETIVGKSQPMKRIFRILEKVVGTSASVLITGESGTGKEQIARYLHHFGPRSEKPMVSINCSAFSDTLLESELFGHRKGAFTGADENKIGLFQVADGGTLFLDEVGDMSEEMQKKLLRILQEGELRPVGSKENIKVDVRMIAATNKDLEELIKQGKFRNDLYFRLNVIHILLPPLRERREDIPLLIDHFMQTVCAELQQPVKPLPPEIMMKFLEYDWPGNVRQLANEIRRVLILESEYLPLLPPAEEDDRKLSTVEKKAILKALESTLGNKSKAADLLGMSRSAFYEKLAKYQIQ
- a CDS encoding DUF547 domain-containing protein; its protein translation is MKLMIYHRFLLLTFIIFCSSASAFDHEYRDYGEVLKANVKDGLVDYAALQKDRKGIDQFVRQLGAVTTNEYEDWSRDQQLAFWINAYNGWFLQIVIDRYPIRGGRLLGVLYPDNSVQRISGIWDNIKTRSAGREVSLNDIEHKILRPIFKEPRIHFAIVCASIGCPALRSEPFRASALQEQLETAARDFINNPAKVRWNSGQKKLELSKIFDWFSEDFASFADESWRTRYSKKQAGPVAFSSKYLSPEVAETLKKDAVKVVYLDYDWHLNERKK